Part of the Oncorhynchus mykiss isolate Arlee chromosome 12, USDA_OmykA_1.1, whole genome shotgun sequence genome, GCAGGTCATGAGCGCCATCAACGGAGGTGACTTGCAGTGCATTGAGCTATTAGTGCCTAGTGGCCTATAGCCACTCTTCCTGtaaggcagtggttcccaaacttgggtTCCCAAACGTGGGGTCCCTTGAAATTTAAATGGGGTCacctgaaaaaaaatctgtaatCTTATCAAACAAAATAAGAAATGTTTTCTCTTCAAATGGGTATAGAATATAACCTTTTAGCGTCAACTAATAACTTACACTATTAGAATGCGCTTTCATGTCATTATTATATGTTGAGACAGTGTGTAGGACCTACAATTGAATGAAAATGAACACACAGCGTTAACTAGGGAATATAATTTGTCCATGTGTGGTTCCCTGCATTTTCTAGTGTCAATTTGGGGTCGTGTCGAgtaaaagtttggaaccacttcTGCAAGGCTCTGCTGTGGTTGTGTTGTGCTGTACTCTGAGGCTAGCCACAGATTAAATATTAACATCATCGGTACCGTAGCCATCCTTTCAAAAGAGAAGAACTCTGATATTCTAATTTAATTTTGGGCTCTTCCTGCCTAGTCACATCCAACATGTCTGGTGTGTAAGAGATGTGGACCAATACACTTGTGCCAACAACCATTGTCTGCAATGGGCCTATGAGAATAAAGGAGAAGCAGCCAGATGGAACTCACTAAGATTTATCAACGTCATCTGGTCAGTGTTCACTGTGCCATTggacaataaaataataaaatcacATACAGTAGCTCAGAAATTTGATGTGGTAAAAGTAGAAAGTAGTTCATATTTTTTATGGATTCATACAAGTCACCACTAACTCTGCAGTGACAGGCACACTGCGACAAAACAACATAAATCCTCCCAGGGGTAACATTAAATTACTCTATGTCTTGTTATATATACTACATTTGAAAGACACTGACTGTGTCTGCTGACTGTCCAGTCAAAGTCTGCTGACTGTCCAGTCAGTAAAATGAGATTTATTAGACCAAAATGACATCGGCATCTTTGTCTTTGATAAAGTAATATGGACAAGTATATCAGACAATAGCACAGCCTACATCATTTCTTACTTTCATAAAATGCTGTCCTTTTGTCGGTAATCTTTTGAATGATGTTTAGGCTTCAGAATGGATGGGATGATTACTGTAATGCTCTGTTTTATACCCTTGAAATGACTTAAGACAAAGCATGTTCCAGGTTATAATATTATCAGAACACTGGAAAATTCCTATTTCCCATGGTGATGAGGAGCTAAGGATAAACTGGTAGTCTCTTTATGGAGCTGGCGAGGTTACTTGGGCAAGCAACAAATGTGTttgacaaaaatataactttttcccTTTGGCTGCAGGTGTTAAATGTTTCCGTCAGGGTTCTTATCTTCAACATTTCTGTGTCCGCCTGTCTGTGTTTGGCAGTCCTTCATGGCCTTCGGAGGACCAGCTCCCACTGGATTAAAAAACAGTCCTTCAAGTAGGCTACACAGCACTAGGTAAAAGACCACTGGCTACTTTCTGTCAGCACTCGAGATTCCTTCCAAAGCAGCTAAGACAGCATTATGATGCATTGTTAAAACGGTCACATTAATGCTGCGTTTGcttatgtttatggttaggtacagaaGCCTCTTTGTTGACCTAGCAAAATATGGCTACATGTTTGAACAACGCTTTGACATTGACttatttatgtatttaaaaaataatgactCTCTTTTGGTGGTAAACAAAGTAAATAAATCCATGGTTAACACCACATGACAGTAAACTAAACATAAAACTATTGGTGAGCACTGGGTGACAGTTCCTTTTTGAGTTTGAGAAATAAACATCTTGAAAAGTACTTCATGACACCAAAAGGAAATTATTGTGTTAAATCTTGAGTTTAGCTATTTTAAACATTGTTAAAGAAATGGGAAGAAAATGCTTTAACTGCAATATTtgaaaattgagaaaaaaaaacgaaTTAGCTACAAAATAACATTCCACACTATACAAAGTCAGCACTCCACTTTCTTAGGTGGTCTGAGTGCTTCTTCTGAATAAGAGAAGCACAGTAAATTAGCCAGTCTCCCTGCTGGGTCTAAGGGAGACATTGCAGGCACTCTGAGACAGTGGGCGGAGCTTCTttctatagtagagtacagttgTAGAAAGTAACATTACTGGTAATCAAACTGTTTGCATACATTCACACAATAAATTGCCATCAgcctattgttattttttttttatcataatgATGTTTGCATTCTTAGAGGACTACATTTGATATTAAGAAAATTATGTTGCAATGACAAAGACAGTAAGCACAACCGTGTAATACCAAGGTCACATCATTCACTGCAAATAGTTAAGATTATGAATATGAGAGAATTCACTATCTTCTTGTTTGTAGTCTATCAGAATACAGAAGGCTCCTCCACCTGTAACAATAGCATTTAAGTCTGACGTAGAGTGTGCATGACCTCTGTTTCCTCGTCCAATGGAATTCTCTAGTTCTCACAAAACATAACAACTGTCCAACAGCTACAACATACATATTGGCGACAAACAATACTTAGCTTCCCATAACTTTCTAGAAAAGATTATGCAAGGCACATTCAACAATCAGACATCTGTCATCTATATCAAACAATGGAATTTGGAGGCTTTTCAGAAGAACATTATGTCATGTCTATTGAATCCATACATACCCTATACTATAGCAGCTGTGGTGTAACTGACCCGATATTGATAGAAGGTCGTCCTCTTGACTTACATAATGCTGCGTTATCCCACTGCCCTGCATAGTTTCTGGCTCTAAGGAGATGACAGGAGTCTTCAGGTCTAAAGGAAACATCACTCATCACATAAGTACAGTTCACCTCCATTACCAATGGTCCACTCTGACCTGCTCCTCTCCACATCACCCTCTGCAAATGATAAACATCAGCTGGGCTATATGAACTGAGTCACATCTACATTGTTTGGCTGCTTTAAAATAAAGGATTTAGTCTACAGTTCAAATGAGAGGATTGAGCATTTTGATGTCCTCTTACAATGCGAGGATATTGATTCTCTGTAGCCTACCCCAAAGGTTTGTTTTAGGGGGTTATGAAGACTGTGTGAAAGTCATCCCACACTTGGATTACTCCCTGTCCTTTGTGAAAGATGATAAGTAAGTAGGCCTATGTAGACTGAACAATGCTTGGCTTGGAAAAAGATAACTTGTTTCAAGCAGTAACCAGGTCAGCGATGGAATTTAGTGGATGGAATTTAGTCGTAAACAATGGAGATGGCACAAATTGAAAGCACACTATTGAGAGAAGTATCAAAACTTGACAGAGATTTAGTCCCTCCTGGATGAAGGGAAAATGCATTGTCCAACATTAGCCAACATGCTGGTGTGTTATGTTGTGAAATTATGAGGAAAGATTATTATGTTACCGCAGTTTTGATCCTACTGACAAGCACATATTAAAACCCCAATTGAAGCAATTTGATGTTTACTTTTCATTCTATGACAACAATTTCTAATTAACTCAAATTAGCCATAATTCTCTagcagagagaaacagtaaaatgTTTTCATTGTCACAAAAACAATTTTATTTAATTAATATTATTTTTGATCATTTAAATTACACAGAGACATACTATTAGCCCACACAGTCCTTAACtattacatactgtacacatgctATTATAGGTCTACTATATTGCATAGAGTAGCTCTAGtattacacagacagacaggcagtcttCTACCGTTTGTTTATTCTCTGTTATTAGCCAATATTCCAGCACTGCTCTGACAAAAATACGGCTGCATATTCTCTATAGATAATTTTACGCAGAACTTCAGACGTTTCCCAATTAGAGCGCATTGAGGATGGTTTTGGCCGCCCGACGTGCAGTCTGTAAGGCATGTCAGGGCATGTCCAGATTGGATGAAGTGGCACTGTCTATCGATAGCGTGCTAAAGTATAGGCTCGTGAAAACGATTTTAAAAAGTGTGCTTAAGTATCTTCGTAAAACTTATGGATCAAGGTAATGTGACAGtgaatatatatttaaatgtgtTGTGATACTAAGGGTGGGAGGTGTAATTTATTAGCTTGTAGCCTAAGTGATGGATGTATCAGAAACGCACCGCTGGTAATGAATGATCTTTCCAGTTGCCAATGAGCTGTTCAACCTTAGTGCTTTTGCTTTGTAGCATTTCATAAAACTGGTAAGTAATCTCACCAATCAATGTTAGTATAGCAGGGTTGTAATTTAAAGTAGAGGATACAGTATGCTAAAACCTCTGCATGTATTCTTTCTCAATAGTTTTCTCTTGCTTTTCACCCCTCAACACAACACATAGAGATGACGATGGAGCCTAGCTGATTTCAGCTTTAGACATTCTTTGCCTGTAATTCTATATACTCTTGTTTGTGTTTTGCATTTTTACTGTACTTCAGTGACATCCAGTTATGGGATATTGAAAATTGTTCAACATGCACACAAGCAAAACTTTTAATTCAATGTGTTCAatactcccccctatctgagatatctactgcagcccacatcctccacatacaccacccgttctgccagtcacattctgttaaaggtccacaaagctcacacatccctgggtcgctcgtcttttcaattcgctgcagctagcgactggaacgagctgcaacaaacattcaaactggacagttttatctcaatctcttcattcaaagactcaatcatggacagacAGTTGTGGCtactttgcgtgatgtattgtctGTACCTtgttgccctttgtgctgtttgtgcccaataatgtttgtaccctgttttgtgttgctaccatgttgagcTGCAGccatgttgtattgctaccatgctgtgttgtcatgtgttgctgccatgctatgttgttgttttaggtctctctttatgtagtgttgcgtTGTCTCGCATgtagtgatgtgtgttttgtttatttgtatttttaatcccagccctgcaggaggccttttgcctttttgatggccgtcattgtaaataataatttgttcttaactgacttgcctagttaaataaaggttaaataaataaaatacaaaatacaatattcAGTGCAGTGGTTAAGATACAGCAATCTCAATGCATTTTGTTTCCATTTTACTCAGTGTTAATTATAAAGATAAAAAAGGAGCTAACTACTGAGCTATAAACTATCATACATATTACATTTTCCTAGGAGTTACATTGCTGTCATGGATTGTTCTGAAACCCAGTACTACTTGAATGGGAACTGCCACCCTTGTCTGCAATGTGGACCAGGACAAGAGCTGTCAGAGGTGGGTATTATTACAGTATAGAGGAATATTTTTGTTTTGGAAGAGAATTTACTGTATTTTCACTAAGGACAACAAACAGATAGGCCATGTCTAGTAGCCTATCCACTCAGCTGAGCAGTAATTGTGTGACGAATGGAAAACATTTCTTAACGTTTAAAGGGGCATTTTGTTATGGGTTTCGAGTTAATAATAaggaaaataaaaatgtttaaaattcCACGTGAATTCACAATGCAGCTGTACCGCTGCCTGCAACGGTTTGGGTCTCATGTTTGGGTCACACGGTGCATCCCTTTCAAATTATTAAGCATTACACCTGTACTACCATTACTGTAACTCAATTCCACCTTGCATTAACTTCTCATTGAAGTTCTCAAAGTATTGCCAAACAGGATTTCACAGTTGTCGCTTGCATTTCTCTGCCATTTTTTCAACTAACTTCAAAATAATTGATTCATCGACTCCTTGCACGTCAACTCCCGGTGTCGACTCCCATTTCCCCATTTCTGAGTGTCAAGATTCGACTCCTCTAGGAACGGAGGAGACTGATTAGCTCTGGTGCTTACGATAACTCGGTTAGGGATTTTTCTTAATGTTTAGGATCCCAATTTCCTTTAAACGTTTTAAGGTTTAAATGTTCACACCCTTTACTGCAGAACCAGGATTTGTcattacaggtgtaggatcttaattgtaTCCTTAAtttgcaggataactttcctgcaatgcaggaaatgtaaaacgtgTAGTGTATTTTAGGTTTAAAAAAGCTTATGAAATGTGGAATTTCCATTGAGAAATGTCCGCCTTGATTTTCCCTTTAGAAAAATATAGcctatcaacccctacaaaaatgtccattggttatccacataataattcacatttcctgttgctgtagcaaactggttcaaatGAACATCCTACAATTTTATGAAACCACAAAAAGCTTGGTTTGACTGTCTGTGGTGATCTCACTCTTAACATAATCCCACTGGCAGAGAACCTTGTTCCAAGTTCACACAAGTCCACTTGGCAGGCATGCTAAGGATCTTCACATATGGGTTTACCCATGACCTAAAATAACCCCAGTGCTCATTGGAAGGGGAAACAGTAATGTATTTTGTAATCTAGACCTCTAATCATCATATTCATTTCTGTTTTGCAACCGTCTGCTTCAGAAATTAACTTCAGTGAAATCCTTAGCTGTAAACAGATCTGCACTGTATATTTTGATTCTTATTTCCCGGCAGGACTGTGGTTATGGAAGTGGACGGTCGGCTTATTGCATCCCCTGTAATGTCAAGACTTATAAAGAGGGTTGGGGTTACCACTTCTGCAGATTCTGCCAGTCATGTAAACGCATAAACAGGAACCAGAAGTCACTGTGCACCTCTAAAAGCAATGCTGTCTGTGGGGAGTGTTTACCAGGGTTTGTACTGTGCATTATCTCATCGCTTTCTTACATATAGTATCTACAGATCTTTATAGTTAAGACATAGCTGTGCTTTTAAGTCATAAAAGCTCTTCATCCAGACCAGAACATGTGGACTTAGTTTTACTAGCTTGTTTACTTGAAATACCACTATTTCAGACTTTTTTCCCTGCTTTAATTTGATCTGATTTCAGCTTTTACAGTAAGACACGGATAAATGGCTTGCAGGACTTGGAGTGCATGCCATGTGGTCCCTCCTCCACCACTGAGCAGCAGTGCAGCCGTAAGTCTCAGTAAAGCTTGGACGGGACTCTGAGAAAGGAAAACAACTTCATTATTGAAGTCAATTGTGTAGCCTACTGTTATATTAGAAAATTATCTCCATATGCTGGAAACTTAATTACCCATGTTTTTATTAGCCTAATTTTCTGTGTGCAATTGTTGACGTAGATAATTAATTGTTTGGGTTATGAGATATTTAAGAATTATAACACTGTTCTTTATTAATAGAATAGTGTTATAATAATTGTATTTGCCAAAGGATCAAAGTCAGAAATTGAAAACATCAAATAAATGTTGTGTGTAAGCATTTGCTCAGCCATTTGCTCAGCACCAACCTCAATTCTTTTGTTTTGCAGGAAGCAGAGAAGttgatgtggaaaaagtctgtAGCCCAGAATGCCCAGCCCATAATGCTGCTGTTACCGCCACCATTTCTGTAGCCCTGGTTACCATGGCAATCCTAGCTGCTGCCTTGTTTATATACTTCAGACATACCTTACTAAAGAAAATATTTAAAGGTATCTCATTATCCACACGCAAATCTCTCCTCTAATGAAGTTTTTGTTGCATGAGATGTTCACACAACCACTGATGAAACTGTAATAATGTGGATTCTGTCAGTGTGTTTGTTGAAATCTCTTTTATAGTAACACGCAGGGTACAAGTAATCCTCCTCAAACTGTGCCTCCTCTAGCTCATTAATTATCTTCTCTCTCTGAAAGGATGCCTGGCTCCTCAAAGCACAAGTCAGAATGACATGGAGTGTGCAGCATACCCAGTGAACAGGGTCACACTGAACCTGGAGCAGGAAGGCCAAAGCTCAGGTAATTATCAGAGTAAAACCCACCACGCCTTAAACATCCCCTAATTGACTCATATTCTAGTCAATTTGTGAATGCATGGTTCATAAGGGGTTTGTTAGGGTACTAATGTAACCCTCTGATGACCTGTCTTCCTACAGGTGCATGTGCTAACTATACCACCACTGCAGAAACATTGGCCAGACTGCAGTCCAAAGTGGACATGATTGTCCCTCTGGGGTCCATTGTACTATGCCCTGACCTTAAAACTCAGGACCACAGATACCTCCTGGAGACCCAGCCGCTGGTGCAGAACTCCACCTGCAGTAACTGCTCATCTGGGTTTGTCTCTCAGATATCCTCTGAGCCGCCCTCAGTCAGTGGGGACGTCCCACTCACAATGGAGATCCCTGTGGGTCCAATAGACAGTGGGGAGTATGTGGCAGGGTCCTTGTTCCTGCAGAGCAGTGAGGGATACTGTGCCTCTGAACTGCAGGAGAGCCCTCTCCATCAGCATGTCCCAGTGGAGTGCACTGAGCTAGACTTCCACACCACTGCAGCCTCAACACTGGACCTTGACAGTACTACAGACCCAGACTGTAGCTCTGTGAGCCTGGGGATTACTGAGATATCTGAGATTAGGGACGGCTCCTCCGGAGACCGGATAGGAGGAAGACAACTGAGGAGGAGTCCATCTGACTGCCCAGAGGAGCAAACTGACAGCTGTTGGAGCAGCCATCAACAACCCTGCAACAGCAGTCTGCGAGGCAGTAATGCGGTAATTACCTTTAGGAAAGACAGAGATGTTTCACCTGCTGTTCTCACACAGGTGACCATTTACTCAACAGTAGTGAGTTTGAGTGAGCAGTCACTAGATGTAGCTGTATTTTATGCttacacagatttttttttttaaagcaaatgGCACCCTTCATTTCACTCTTAAGTTGTGGCCCATGGGATgcaatgtaaacacacacacacacacacacacacacacacacacacacacacacaggctgataTCATAAGTTGTGATATCCTCCCATTATAGGCAAGAGACTGGATGCCCATAGATAATTTGTTTCATGTTTCCCACTTGTCATTTAAGACATAATTAGCTAGATATGACAAACTAAGTTTACAGCTTCACTCATTTAGTAGAGAATGTTTCCCTGGACGGAGCAAAAAAAGTATTCATTCATTAATATTTATATTTGTAGATGGAAACAGTGAGCCTGCTGAAGAAGTGTATCCGAATCATGCAAGGTGGGTTATTCTTCAGTTTACTTGATATCTAAAGCTTATTTTAATGCTGGAGCACATTCAACAGAAACCAAACGAAACATTGCAAATCTCAAAGAAACCACAATACACAGTAAATGTGACTGATGAGGTGAAGTTCTGTTGCTGTTGTGGCTAGGGATTTAGTTGAGCTACGTATTCACATAATCTAATCTTGTTCTTGATGGTTCTGGATTTCAAAGTTAATGCAGCAGTTTATACCAGTAGTTTTTAAAGTTGTTTTTCGTTGTGTCTTAATGGTTTTAAAAcgtttctttatcttggccaagagGAATAGTCAAATATACAATGTCTTACTGTTCTACAGGCCACATGGAGAAACAGACAATCGTTGTGCCAAGAGACTTAGCTGCATACTAGGCACCACTGGCTAAATATTCAAGAAGAGGATAAATGTTTTCCCTTTACAGCATGGGCTAGTCCTGAGGTAGTAAAATGACAGCATGATACAATTGCTAGAATTTGCTACCTGTATGCTTCCTGGTGAAGCAACACACCAACTGACCTGGTGTGGGGTCCGCAGAGGATGAAGTTATTTGCACACTGTCACTGTCCATGAGACATTCTCAAATGTTGAATGTAGAAACAGTAACACCCAGTAATAGCTGAATAGTTAACCTCTTGTGGTAGGTGGACAGGGGGATCTGTGCTCATTTCCCCTTTGGCCTGTGTATCTTCTGTCCAGGGGTCCGTCTAGGCAGGCTGCCGCAGGCCTTGGTGGATTCTCTGGCTCTGAAGCTGGACCCAACGTTCCCAGGAGTACAGAACTACCAGCATGTGGCGCTGAAGATGGGCATATCTCACGAGTTGCTGAAAGACCTGCGCGGGTTTGAACAGGTCTTTC contains:
- the eda2r gene encoding uncharacterized protein eda2r isoform X1; the protein is MVLAARRAVCKACQGMSRLDEVALSIDSVLKYRLVKTILKSVLKYLRKTYGSRSYIAVMDCSETQYYLNGNCHPCLQCGPGQELSEDCGYGSGRSAYCIPCNVKTYKEGWGYHFCRFCQSCKRINRNQKSLCTSKSNAVCGECLPGFYSKTRINGLQDLECMPCGPSSTTEQQCSRSREVDVEKVCSPECPAHNAAVTATISVALVTMAILAAALFIYFRHTLLKKIFKGCLAPQSTSQNDMECAAYPVNRVTLNLEQEGQSSGACANYTTTAETLARLQSKVDMIVPLGSIVLCPDLKTQDHRYLLETQPLVQNSTCSNCSSGFVSQISSEPPSVSGDVPLTMEIPVGPIDSGEYVAGSLFLQSSEGYCASELQESPLHQHVPVECTELDFHTTAASTLDLDSTTDPDCSSVSLGITEISEIRDGSSGDRIGGRQLRRSPSDCPEEQTDSCWSSHQQPCNSSLRGSNAMETVSLLKKCIRIMQGVRLGRLPQALVDSLALKLDPTFPGVQNYQHVALKMGISHELLKDLRGFEQVFRYLSSCTLLTVPELLHTFYLLQRPDTLLLLCEYALQRYVTGCTY
- the eda2r gene encoding uncharacterized protein eda2r isoform X2, with the translated sequence MDCSETQYYLNGNCHPCLQCGPGQELSEDCGYGSGRSAYCIPCNVKTYKEGWGYHFCRFCQSCKRINRNQKSLCTSKSNAVCGECLPGFYSKTRINGLQDLECMPCGPSSTTEQQCSRSREVDVEKVCSPECPAHNAAVTATISVALVTMAILAAALFIYFRHTLLKKIFKGCLAPQSTSQNDMECAAYPVNRVTLNLEQEGQSSGACANYTTTAETLARLQSKVDMIVPLGSIVLCPDLKTQDHRYLLETQPLVQNSTCSNCSSGFVSQISSEPPSVSGDVPLTMEIPVGPIDSGEYVAGSLFLQSSEGYCASELQESPLHQHVPVECTELDFHTTAASTLDLDSTTDPDCSSVSLGITEISEIRDGSSGDRIGGRQLRRSPSDCPEEQTDSCWSSHQQPCNSSLRGSNAMETVSLLKKCIRIMQGVRLGRLPQALVDSLALKLDPTFPGVQNYQHVALKMGISHELLKDLRGFEQVFRYLSSCTLLTVPELLHTFYLLQRPDTLLLLCEYALQRYVTGCTY
- the eda2r gene encoding uncharacterized protein eda2r isoform X3; its protein translation is MGTATLVCNVDQDKSCQSFYSKTRINGLQDLECMPCGPSSTTEQQCSRSREVDVEKVCSPECPAHNAAVTATISVALVTMAILAAALFIYFRHTLLKKIFKGCLAPQSTSQNDMECAAYPVNRVTLNLEQEGQSSGACANYTTTAETLARLQSKVDMIVPLGSIVLCPDLKTQDHRYLLETQPLVQNSTCSNCSSGFVSQISSEPPSVSGDVPLTMEIPVGPIDSGEYVAGSLFLQSSEGYCASELQESPLHQHVPVECTELDFHTTAASTLDLDSTTDPDCSSVSLGITEISEIRDGSSGDRIGGRQLRRSPSDCPEEQTDSCWSSHQQPCNSSLRGSNAMETVSLLKKCIRIMQGVRLGRLPQALVDSLALKLDPTFPGVQNYQHVALKMGISHELLKDLRGFEQVFRYLSSCTLLTVPELLHTFYLLQRPDTLLLLCEYALQRYVTGCTY